In Lathyrus oleraceus cultivar Zhongwan6 unplaced genomic scaffold, CAAS_Psat_ZW6_1.0 chrUn0124, whole genome shotgun sequence, one genomic interval encodes:
- the LOC127112461 gene encoding germin-like protein subfamily 1 member 7, producing MKVLYFLVTILALASSPSFAYDPSPLQDFCVAIQDPKDAVFVNGKFCKDPALVKAEDFFEHVNPGNTSNALGSQVTAVTVDQLFGLNTLGISLARIDFAPKGLNPPHTHPRGTEILIVLEGTLYVGFVTSNQDKNRLFTKVLNKGDVFVFPIGLIHFQLNVGYGNAVAIAGLSSQNPGVITIANALFKSNPPISDEVLTKAFQVDKSIIDYLQKQSWYDNN from the exons ATGAAGGTCCTTTACTTCCTTGTTACCATCTTGGCTTTGGCATCTTCTCCTTCCTTTGCTTATGACCCTAGTCCTCTCCAAGACTTTTGTGTTGCAATTCAAGATCCCAAAGATGCTG TATTTGTGAATGGAAAGTTCTGTAAAGACCCTGCGTTAGTTAAAGCTGAAGATTTCTTCGAACATGTTAATCCTGGAAATACCTCAAACGCATTAGGCTCTCAAGTGACTGCAGTCACTGTAGATCAACTATTCGGACTAAACACACTCGGCATATCTTTGGCTCGCATTGATTTTGCACCTAAGGGTTTAAATCCACCCCACACTCACCCTCGAGGCACTGAGATCCTTATAGTTCTTGAAGGCACCCTTTATGTTGGATTTGTCACTTCCAATCAAGATAAAAATCGTCTCTTCACCAAAGTGCTCAACAAGGGTGATGTATTTGTGTTTCCTATCGGTCTCATCCACTTTCAACTAAATGTGGGATACGGTAATGCCGTTGCAATTGCTGGACTTAGCAGTCAAAATCCAGGAGTTATTACTATTGCAAATGCGTTGTTCAAATCTAATCCCCCTATTTCTGACGAGGTTCTTACCAAAGCTTTTCAAGTAGATAAGAGCATCATTGATTATCTTCAAAAGCAGTCTTGGTACGACAACAACTAA